Below is a window of Arthrobacter sp. SLBN-112 DNA.
CCGCCGCCGCCGTGCGGGATGCAGAAGGTCTTGTGCAGGTTCAGGTGCGAGACATCGCCGCCGAACTGGCCAGGCTGCGCCAGGCCAACGAGGGCGTTGAGGTTGGCGCCGTCGATGTAGACCTGGCCGCCGGCGGCGTGGACCGCGTCGCAGACTTCGCGCACGTCCCCGTCAAAGACGCCGTGGGTGGAGGGGTAGGTGATCATGATGCAGGACAGGACGTCCTTGTGGGTCTCGATCTTCGCCGTCAGGTCATCGTGGTCGATCGTGCCGTCAGCAGCGGTGGCCACGACGACGACCTTCATCCCGGCCAGCACCGCCGAGGCGGCGTTCGTGCCGTGCGCCGAGGCCGGGATCAGGCAAACGGTGCGCTGCTGATCGCCGCGGGAGTGGTGGTAGCCGCGGATCGCCAAAAGCCCGGCGAGTTCGCCCTGGGATCCGGCGTTGGGCTGGATGGACACCTGGTCGTACCCGGTGATGGTGGTCAGGTCTGCTTCCAGGTCGGCGATGAGTTCACGCCAGCCCTCGGTTTGGGAATCCGGGGCGAACGGGTGGATGGACGCAAACTCAGGCCAGGAGATGGCTTCCATCTCGGCCGTGGCGTTCAGCTTCATGGTGCAGGAACCCAGGGGAATCATCGTGCGGTCCAGCGCCAGGTCCCGGTCCGAGAGCTTGCGGATGTAGCGCAGCAGCTGGGTTTCGGACCGGTGCGTGTTGAACACCGGATGCTGCAGGTAGTCGGAGGAACGCTCGACGGCGGTCTCCAACTCAAAGCCTTCACCGTCCGCGACCGTGGCGCCAAAGATGGCGGCAACCTCGGCGACGATGGCCGGTGTCGTGGTTTCGTCCAGGGAGATGCCCACCGTGTCGGCGTCGATGCGCCGCAGGTTGATGCCGCGTGCCTCGGCGTCGGCCATGATGGCGGCCGCGCGTCCGGGGACCCGCACAGTCAGGGTGTCGAAGAAGCTCTGGTGCAGGACCTTGACTCCGGCAGCAGCAAGCGAGGCAGCCAGGCTGCGCGCGTGGCCGTGCACCGTCCCGGCGATCGCCTTCAGGCCGTCGGGGCCGTGGTACACCGCGTACATGGAGGCAACGATGGCCAGCAGCGCCTGGGCGGTGCAGATGTTGGACGTGGCTTTTTCACGGCGGATGTGCTGCTCACGGGTCTGCAGGGCCAGGCGGTAGGCGGGAACACCGGCGTCGTCCTTGGACACGCCCACCAGGCGGCCGGGCAGCGAGCGCTCCAGGCCCTTGCGGACAGCCATATACGCGGCATGCGGCCCGCCGAAGAACAACGGCACGCCAAAACGCTGGGCGGAACCGACAGCAATGTCCGCGCCCTGCTCGCCCGGCGGGGTGATCATGGTGAGGGCCAGCAGGTCCGCGGCCACGGTGACCAGGGCGCCGCGGTCCTTGGCGTCGGCGATGGCGCCGGACTGGTCCCAGACCCGGCCGGACGCACCGGGCTGCTGCAGCACGATGCCGTTAATGTCGCCCTCGGGCAGGCCTTGGGACAGGTCCGCAACCTCGACCTCGAAGCCGAGCGCCTCGGCCCGGCCCTGGACGATGGCAATGGTCTGCGGCAGCACGTCGATGTCCAGGACGGTCTTGCCGTCGGCGGCGGGCTTCGCCTTGTTGGACCGGCGCATCAGCAGCACGGCTTCCGCCACGGCGGTGGCTTCATCCAGCAGCGAGGCATTGGCGATGGGCAGTCCCACCAGGTCCTGGACCATGGTCTGGAAGTTCAGCAGCGCCTCGAGCCGGCCCTGCGAGATCTCAGGCTGGTACGGGGTGTAGGCGGTGTACCAAGCCGGCGATTCCAGGATGTTCCGGCGGATCACCGGTGGAGTGACGGTGTCGTAGTAGCCCTGGCCGATCAGTTGCACGGCCGTTTTGTTCTTTGCGGCCAGCTTCCGGAGTTCGGTGAGGACTTCCACTTCGCTGAGGGCGTCCTGCAGGCGAAGGGCGGTTTCCTGGCGGATGACTTTGGGGACAGCGGTGTCTACCAGGGAATCGACAGTGTCGTAGCCAACGGCTTTGAGCATGGTGTCGACGTCGGCCTGGCGGCGCGCGCCGATATGGCGGTCTACGAAGGTGGTGGAGGCTGGGCTAACCGGCACGAAGGAACTCCATTTACTCAGGCGGCGCAGGGTACGCCACAGCGATTCGGGTTCCTCCCCGCTCTGTATTGGACCTGAGAGTTTCCGCGGTTCCTGCCTGGCAGGACCCGCTTGCACCGTCGGTGAGCACAACAGCTCCGCGCCCCGATCGGGGCAGGAGAACCGCCTGCTGCTTTCCAGAGGTGCCTCGCCGCGGCGGTACGGGGGCCTGCGAGATTCCTGGGGAGGATTTGCTCCTACGGCGCCTGCCTGTACACCGGCAGAACTCTCCCGCCGCAGATCAAAGGCTATTCATTTGTTGGACCAGTCATGTACTGGATCATGCGGGCCGGTGACAGCCCTCACAACGTTCCATTGTCCTATGCCGCAACCCTTCCCGGCAAATGGCCCAGGTTACCTGCGGAGCCGCTCCAGAGCTGCCAGGAGTTCCTCCACGTCAG
It encodes the following:
- the gcvP gene encoding aminomethyl-transferring glycine dehydrogenase is translated as MPVSPASTTFVDRHIGARRQADVDTMLKAVGYDTVDSLVDTAVPKVIRQETALRLQDALSEVEVLTELRKLAAKNKTAVQLIGQGYYDTVTPPVIRRNILESPAWYTAYTPYQPEISQGRLEALLNFQTMVQDLVGLPIANASLLDEATAVAEAVLLMRRSNKAKPAADGKTVLDIDVLPQTIAIVQGRAEALGFEVEVADLSQGLPEGDINGIVLQQPGASGRVWDQSGAIADAKDRGALVTVAADLLALTMITPPGEQGADIAVGSAQRFGVPLFFGGPHAAYMAVRKGLERSLPGRLVGVSKDDAGVPAYRLALQTREQHIRREKATSNICTAQALLAIVASMYAVYHGPDGLKAIAGTVHGHARSLAASLAAAGVKVLHQSFFDTLTVRVPGRAAAIMADAEARGINLRRIDADTVGISLDETTTPAIVAEVAAIFGATVADGEGFELETAVERSSDYLQHPVFNTHRSETQLLRYIRKLSDRDLALDRTMIPLGSCTMKLNATAEMEAISWPEFASIHPFAPDSQTEGWRELIADLEADLTTITGYDQVSIQPNAGSQGELAGLLAIRGYHHSRGDQQRTVCLIPASAHGTNAASAVLAGMKVVVVATAADGTIDHDDLTAKIETHKDVLSCIMITYPSTHGVFDGDVREVCDAVHAAGGQVYIDGANLNALVGLAQPGQFGGDVSHLNLHKTFCIPHGGGGPGVGPVAAKAHLAPFMPGDANKAAHEAGHGVAISASRFGSAGVLPISWAYVKLMGGQGLTEATKSALLAANYVASRLDEYFPVLYTGEGGLVAHECILDLRELTARTGVTAEDVAKRLIDFGFHAPTLSFPVAGTLMVEPTESEDLAEIDRFIEAMITIRKEIDQVANGDFAVADSPLRHAPHTAAAVVSSDWNRSYPREQAAFPAHHKQDKYFPPVGRIDGAAGDRNLICSCPPLSEFEVSTSSTTGLEG